The Acidobacteriota bacterium genome includes the window ATCGGCGTCGACGAGACCGACTTGATTCTGCGGGCGAGGTCGAACCCGGAGCCGTCAGGAAGCCCGACGTCGAGGATGACGACGTCCCACTTTTCCCGCTCGAATGCTCTCGTTGCATCGGCGAGGCTGGTCGTCCACGTCGTATCGAAGCCCTCCTTGCGAAGGCGCTCGGTCAGAGTCGTCCCGAGCGATACGTCGTCTTCGAGGACGAGAACCCTGCTCATGCGCGCGCCTCCGGAATCTCGAGAGTTGCGACGAGGCCGCGACTCCCGCGGGAGAGAACGAGCGCCCCCTTCATCCGAATCAGCAGCTGCCGCGAGATGTAGAGCCCCACCCCGGTGCCGCTTCGCGAGGTCGGCCGGAAGAAAAGGCGTCCGAGCTCCGACGGGTCGGTCGCGGGACCGCTGCCGTTGTCCTCAACGATGATCCTGACGTTGGAGCCGGTTCCCTTCTCGACTCTGATGGTGACGGCATCGGCTCCGCCGTGCACCAGGGCGTTCTGGAAGAGGTTCCGGAGGACGCTCTCCAGCGCTCGTGCATCCGCGAGAATCATCGCGTCGTCCTCGATACGGACGTCGAGCTCGCTGAACTCCGACGCGATCGAATCGACCGTTCGTTTCAGCGAAAGGGGCTCGATGTAGAGACGTCCCTTGTGGCGGTTCGCGTAGAAAAGTGAGTTGTCGAGCTGCAGCTGCAGACGGACCGAGTCCTTCAAGAGCCGCTCGAGAAGCGGATTCCGTTCGCCTTTTTCCGCGAAGTCTTCCTGGAGACTCTCCACCTGCAGTCTGAGGCTCGCCAGCGAGGTGCGGAGATCGTGGGTGAACGCGGCGAGAAACTCCTCGACGGCTCGGTGACGGCGGCGCTCGCGGTGAGTCGCGTAGAGCAGAGCGGTTCCTCCCGCGACGAGCGAGGCGATCAGCACACTGCCTTCCCACAGAAGCATCCGGTGCGCAGCCGCAATCTCTACTGTGCGCGTCTGATCGACCGACCTGAGCATTTCGGTTTGGCGCAGACCGAAGATCAGCCACCAGCTCGCCAGCGAGACGGTGAAAACGAGCCATAGGATTGCGAGAGCGATCTCGATCCGGTGTCTCTGCTCAGTTTCCATCAATCATCTTCGCGGCTTTCTCGAGACCATCCGCCGCGATCTCGAGCGTTTCCTGATCGTGTGCAGCAGAAAGAAATCCTACCTCGTACGCGCTCGGGGCGAGATAGACGCCGTTGGCCAGAGCCGCATGGAAAAGGCTGGCGAAGCGATCGGCGTGAGTCTGCGAGATCCGGTCGACTCGCCGGATCGGTTCCCCGGATGCCGAATGAATCCAGATGAGCGAGCCGTATTGCGTGACGTCGAATGGTGAGCCCGCTGCACGGAAGCGCGTTCGGAGCTCGGCCGCGAAGTCCTTCCCCCTCTCCTCCAGCATCTTCCAGACCCCGATCTCCTCCGCCTTTCGCAGCGTTGCGAGCCCGGCACGGACCCCGATGGGGTTCGCGCTCAGCGTACCCGCCTGATAGACGGGACCGGCCGGTGCAACGAGATCCATCAGATCCCTCCGCCCCGCGTAGCAGCCGATCGGAAAGCCACCACCGATGACTTTTCCGTACGTGACGAGGTCGGGTTGAATTCCGAGAACTTCGGCCATCCCGCCGGCGGCGACGCGGAAACCGGAGATCACTTCGTCGAAGATCACGAGGGCGCCGTGGTTGCGGGCCGTCTTCACGACGTGGTCGAGGAACTCGCGACGCTGAATCAGTAGCCCATTGTTGGCGGGGAGCGGTTCGAGGATCACGGCCGCGATCTCACCATCGTATTGCTCGAAAGCGGCGGTCACCTCGTCCTCCGAGTCGAGAGAGGCGACGACGGTCTCGGCCGCGACCTCTTTCGAGACTCCAGCGCTCGAGCTCGTCACCGGTCCCGCGAGCCCGCTTCCCGCTTTCACCAGAAGCGAGTCGCTGTGGCCGTGATAGCAGCCGTCGAACTTCAGAATCCGGCGTCGTCCGGTGGCCGCGCGGGCAATCCGGGTCGCGCTCATCACCGCCTCGGTTCCGGATGAGACGAATCGGAGTTTCTCAGCCCACGGAATTCGTGCGTTGATCCATTCGGCGAGCTCGAGCGAGTAGGGCTCGCAGGTCCCGAAGGTCCAGGCGAGATCGAGAGTCTCCCGAACGACCGCATCGACATCCGGATCGCGATGTCCGAGGATCAGCGGTCCGAAGCTCTGGCAGAAATCGATGAAGGTCTCTCCGTCGACCGACGTGAGGCGCGCGCCGTCTCCGCTCCTGAAGAAAACGGGAGATCCTCCGACGCTTCGGAAGGACCGGACCGGGCTGTGGACGCCGCCGGGGGTCACCTCGAGCGCGCGTTCGAACAGCGGCGCGGAAGCGGGAGATTGGTAGTGTGTCGTCATTGGTTGTTCTCGGACTCTTCGGGCCTGCAGGGCGTCGGTCAGTTTTGCACTTTCAGTCCGATCGCGGCTGCCCGTCGGGCGCCGTAGGTGATGATGTACTGCGCGCCGGCGCGCCGGAAGACATGCCACGTTTCGAGAAGCGCACGATCGAGGTCGGTCAATCCCTTTTCCGCCAGCAGAGCCAGGCCGGCGTACTCGCCACTGACCTGATAGGCGCCGACGGGCCGGTCGGTCAGTTCCCGGATCGGCAGGATGAGATCGATCGAGGTCATGCCCGGCTTCACCATCAGCAGATCGGCTCCTTCCTCCGCGCATCGGACGCTCGCCCGGATGGCGTCGGAGCGGTTTCGCGGGTCGATCTGGTAAGCCTTTCGATCGCCGAACTGCGGCGCGGAATCGGCAGCCTCGCGAAACGGCCCGTAGAAGCTGCTGGCGAACTTCGTCGAGTAGCTCATGATCGGAATCATCTCGTGTCCGGCCTCGTCGAGAGCCTGCCGGATCGCTCCTGTGCGTCCATCCATCATGTCGCTCGGACTGACACCGTCTGCGCCGGCATCGGCGAACGCGAGGGCAGATCGGCTGAGCTCCTCCAGCGTCGCGTCGAGATCGATCTCGTCGTCGTCCCCGAAGACGCAGCAGTGTCCATGCTCGGTCGAGGAACAGAGGCACGTATCGACCCAGAGAGTGAATGCCCTGCCGTGCGCCTTCCGAAGAGAGGAGATGACACCGGAGGTGAAGTCGTGATCGAAGTTCTTCGTCCCTTTGCCCGGGGGAACGGGAAAGAGGATGAAGTGGCGGACGCCGTTCTCGATGTCGGAACCGACCTGGCGGACCGCCGACTCAATGTCCATCCGGTTGTTTCCGGTCAGGCCGGTGATCGGCTGCTCTCCCTTCACACCGTCGACGACGAAGAGCGGCTGGATCAGATGACTCGTCGTCAGCTCCACCTCGTCGCAGAGGTCGCGAAGCTGCTGCGTTTTCCGCAGCCGCATCAGGCGTTCGATCTCGCTCATTCCGTTACATCCTTGAGCCATTCATCGTGGCTCAGCCAGATGTCGATTCTCGCGTCGCTCCCCAGCCTGTCGCGAACGATTCCGTACGTGTTTCCCGGTCCGCAGCCGTGCCATCGATCCGCGATCTCCGGCTGGCGCTCGACGGCGTCGAGAAAGCGACTGCCGCTGGTCCAGAAGAAATGGGTGTACTGACTGAGATCGGGTTGTTCGTCGCCGGAGGAAATCAGCCGGTAGGTCGCCAGCCGCTCGAGCCGCCGCTCCGCCTCGGCGCGATCGTGTGTGAGCTTGATCCAGCGAATCGATCGACTGGCGATGATCTCGGTGCCCGGATTTTCGTCCTCACCGAGGCCTTCGGCGGAGCCGTTGACCCAGACTCCGCGCCGGGCGAGACTCCGCCAGGTTTGGAGTCCCGCGGTCCAGACCGGGCGGGACGACGAGACTCTCCAGGACTTCGGGAGCGCGTCCGCGCGTGCGACCCAGTAGCCGGCGTCGTCGTCGGGCTGCGCGACGTCGAGGGGCTCACGCAGCATCCGGTTCGCGCCACGCTCGACGGGCCAGATCCGGTTGCGGCTCGTTCGGGGTGTCCGCCGCTCCCGCTCCAGCTCGAACCGGTCGAGTGTTTCGCCGGCGTCGGTCCGGCCGCGCAGACTGATGATCGTACCGTATGGCCTCGTGAGTACCGTGACACCGATCTTCTGGTGACAACCGCCGCCGTAGGAGCGGAGGATCTGTCGTTCGCGCTCGGCGTTACTGAACGTCGTTCGGTCGTTGAGTGATCCGACGAGCCGCGCGAGCTCCGGATTCTCTTGCGGAGCGATCTCCATCGCCAGCGCGCCCTGCGCAGCGCCCGTGGGGTTGTCGCTGATTGGAAGCACCATCCAGTGACAGAGCTCGAGATTGCGGCGAACTTCCTCGCGCGTCGCCGCGAATTCGCCGGCGGTCGATCCGAGGAGGCGATCGAGCGCCGCCTTCGCAACGACGAGCCCGTCCTGCTCCCCTTCGACGAGCTTGCGAACTCGGGTTGGAACATTGCCGCGAATCGGAACGAACTCGATCTTCAGCCCGGTGACGGGGAGCGCCCACGCCAGGAACGATTCGAGATTGTGAGCCCGCCGCGGTGAAGAGCTCAGAAGCGTGATTCGTGCTCCCGGCTCTGCTCTCTCCCATCGATCCCGCCGCATCAGAAGAACGTCACGCGTGTCGGCGCGCGGCAGCGTTCCGGCGACTTCGGTTCCTTCGCGCGGCTCGGTCGGAAGATCCTTCCACGAGTGAACCACGAGGTCAGTCTTCCCCGATCGCAGGTCCTCGACGAAGTCCTCGGTGAACACCCCTTTCTCCGGCATCGCCCAGAGGGGATCCTGCTGATTTTTGTCGCCGAGAGATTCGCGAAAGTGCGGGATGATCTCGATGTCCGGAACGGCTGAACGGAAGGCGGCGGCGACCTGGTGAATTTGGATTCTGGATAAGTCGCTCGAGCGCCCGGAGACTCTCAGGCGCACAGATCCTCCCAGCCGAAGGGACGGACCTCGTAGCGCTGCCAGAAATCGGCGGCGCGGGCTCGGATCTCCGCACGAGCCTTTTCGACCTGCTCGTCCGCCGATCTCCGGTTCGCCTCGAGGCTCTCGAGGATCTCGGAGAAGTGGACGATCCTGGGGCCGGCAACGGTCAGCGTGTCGGTGCGTCCCTCACCGCGGAGATCGACGATCGTGTGGAAACGATGGCCGGTCCGCTCGATCCACTTGCGGATCTCGCCCGCGGTCATGGGCGCGGCGATGATGAGGCCGACGGGAGCGGAGAGATCGTCATCGAATGTGTCATCGATGCTGTGAACCGCGGCTTCCGGGTGGCGCTCGACGAGCTCGACCGCGGCTTCGGGCCGGCGGCAGAAGATCTCGACGCGGTGACCGACGAGAGAGGGGATCGTCTCCTGAACGAGATATCCCGCTCCGAGAATGACGATCGTGGGGCAGCCGGCGAGGTGACGCTGAGCGAGCTGGCCGTAGGAGCGCCCTCCGAGCCCAGTCAGATGGTTGGTGCGAACTTTCTTGGCGTCCGCGATCAGGCGCTGCATCCAGGGCGCCGTGCAGCGGGCGGCGGGTCCGTTCGCCGCATGAACCGCGAAGTTCCTGAACTGTCCCATCACCTCGGTCTCGCCGACCAGCGGCGAGTGAAGACCGCAGATGACTTCGAGGAGAAACTGGTAGCCGTCCTGACGAACGTAAACGGCGTCATCCGGCCGGAGGTCCTCGCGGTTCAGCTTGTGCGAGTCGAGTATGGCGATCTCGCGGAGGCAGGTTTTCCAGACGAGCGCGTGCTCGAGCTGCGCATCGAAGTTGC containing:
- a CDS encoding HAMP domain-containing histidine kinase; the encoded protein is METEQRHRIEIALAILWLVFTVSLASWWLIFGLRQTEMLRSVDQTRTVEIAAAHRMLLWEGSVLIASLVAGGTALLYATHRERRRHRAVEEFLAAFTHDLRTSLASLRLQVESLQEDFAEKGERNPLLERLLKDSVRLQLQLDNSLFYANRHKGRLYIEPLSLKRTVDSIASEFSELDVRIEDDAMILADARALESVLRNLFQNALVHGGADAVTIRVEKGTGSNVRIIVEDNGSGPATDPSELGRLFFRPTSRSGTGVGLYISRQLLIRMKGALVLSRGSRGLVATLEIPEARA
- a CDS encoding glutamate-1-semialdehyde 2,1-aminomutase gives rise to the protein MTTHYQSPASAPLFERALEVTPGGVHSPVRSFRSVGGSPVFFRSGDGARLTSVDGETFIDFCQSFGPLILGHRDPDVDAVVRETLDLAWTFGTCEPYSLELAEWINARIPWAEKLRFVSSGTEAVMSATRIARAATGRRRILKFDGCYHGHSDSLLVKAGSGLAGPVTSSSAGVSKEVAAETVVASLDSEDEVTAAFEQYDGEIAAVILEPLPANNGLLIQRREFLDHVVKTARNHGALVIFDEVISGFRVAAGGMAEVLGIQPDLVTYGKVIGGGFPIGCYAGRRDLMDLVAPAGPVYQAGTLSANPIGVRAGLATLRKAEEIGVWKMLEERGKDFAAELRTRFRAAGSPFDVTQYGSLIWIHSASGEPIRRVDRISQTHADRFASLFHAALANGVYLAPSAYEVGFLSAAHDQETLEIAADGLEKAAKMIDGN
- a CDS encoding hydroxymethylbilane synthase; the protein is MRLRVSGRSSDLSRIQIHQVAAAFRSAVPDIEIIPHFRESLGDKNQQDPLWAMPEKGVFTEDFVEDLRSGKTDLVVHSWKDLPTEPREGTEVAGTLPRADTRDVLLMRRDRWERAEPGARITLLSSSPRRAHNLESFLAWALPVTGLKIEFVPIRGNVPTRVRKLVEGEQDGLVVAKAALDRLLGSTAGEFAATREEVRRNLELCHWMVLPISDNPTGAAQGALAMEIAPQENPELARLVGSLNDRTTFSNAERERQILRSYGGGCHQKIGVTVLTRPYGTIISLRGRTDAGETLDRFELERERRTPRTSRNRIWPVERGANRMLREPLDVAQPDDDAGYWVARADALPKSWRVSSSRPVWTAGLQTWRSLARRGVWVNGSAEGLGEDENPGTEIIASRSIRWIKLTHDRAEAERRLERLATYRLISSGDEQPDLSQYTHFFWTSGSRFLDAVERQPEIADRWHGCGPGNTYGIVRDRLGSDARIDIWLSHDEWLKDVTE
- the hemB gene encoding porphobilinogen synthase, which encodes MSEIERLMRLRKTQQLRDLCDEVELTTSHLIQPLFVVDGVKGEQPITGLTGNNRMDIESAVRQVGSDIENGVRHFILFPVPPGKGTKNFDHDFTSGVISSLRKAHGRAFTLWVDTCLCSSTEHGHCCVFGDDDEIDLDATLEELSRSALAFADAGADGVSPSDMMDGRTGAIRQALDEAGHEMIPIMSYSTKFASSFYGPFREAADSAPQFGDRKAYQIDPRNRSDAIRASVRCAEEGADLLMVKPGMTSIDLILPIRELTDRPVGAYQVSGEYAGLALLAEKGLTDLDRALLETWHVFRRAGAQYIITYGARRAAAIGLKVQN